The proteins below are encoded in one region of Delphinus delphis chromosome 4, mDelDel1.2, whole genome shotgun sequence:
- the DONSON gene encoding protein downstream neighbor of Son, with protein MALSVPGYSPSFKRPPETLRLRRKRGRSLGAASPTEERPEPATRRAALTAGLPLRPFPAAGRGGGGPAVSRRNPFARLDNRPRAAAEPPSVPSRGQQEAPGPFLDSNQENDLLWEEKIPERTAVTELPQTPHVSFSESDIPSSESTELPVDWSIKTRLLFASSQPFTWADHLKAQEEAQGVIQHCRATEVTLPQSIQDPKLSTELRCAFQQSLIYWLHPALSWLPLFPRIGADRKMAGKTNPWSNDETLQHILMSDWCVSFTSLYNLLKTKLCPYFYVCTYQFTILFRAAGLAGDDVITALMSPTTRGIREAMKNEGIEFSLPLIKESGHEKRKASGTSLGHGEEQAVSDEDEEESFSWLEEMGVQDKIKKPDVLSIKLRKEIHEVQMDHRPESVVLVKGTNTFTLLNFLINCKSLIATSGPQAGLPPTLLSPIAFRGATMQMLKARSVNMKTQAPSGYRDQFSLEITGPIMPHSLHSMTMLLRSSQSGSFSAGLYTHEPTAVFNICPPKDKVLDKEAVHEELANCGLHPKTLDHLSQTPILGKSSLRHVAMSDYIYNWRS; from the exons ATGGCACTGTCGGTGCCCGGCTACTCGCCCAGTTTCAAAAGGCCGCCAGAGACATTGCGGCTCCGACGGAAAAGGGGCCGGAGCCTTGGGGCCGCCTCTCCGACCGAGGAGCGGCCCGAGCCGGCGACCCGCCGCGCCGCCCTGACGGCCGGGCTGCCCCTCCGCCCTTTCCCGGCAGCGGGCAGAGGCGGCGGCGGCCCGGCCGTGTCCCGAAGGAACCCCTTCGCCCGTCTGGACAACCGGCCGCGGGCCGCCGCCGAGCCTCCCAGCGTGCCGTCCCGCGGCCAGCAGGAGGCGCCGGGCCCG TTTTTAGATTCTAATCAAGAAAATGATTTGCTCTGGGAAGAGAAGATTCCTGAAAGAACAGCCGTTACTGAATTACCCCAg ACTCCTCATGTATCATTCTCCGAATCTGATATTCCGTCCTCAGAAAGTACTGAGTTACCTGTGGACTGGAGTATTAAAACTCGACTCCTTTTCGCCTCTTCTCAACCCTTTACCTGGGCAGATCATTTGAAAGCACAGGAAGAGGCTCAAGGTGTCATCCAGCATTGTAGGGCAACAGAAGTTACTTTGCCTCAAAGTATACAG GATCCCAAACTCTCCACTGAGCTCCGTTGTGCCTTCCAGCAGAGCCTTATCTATTGGCTCCACCCTGCCTTGTCTTGGCTACCATTGTTCCCTCGTATTGGAGCTGACAGAAAAATGGCTGGAAAGACAAACCCTTGGTCAAATGATGAAACCCTGCAACACATTTTAATGAGTGACTG gTGTGTGAGCTTTACTTCTCTGTATAATCTGCTGAAGACAAAACTTTGCCCCTATTTCTACGTTTGTACCTATCAGTTTACTATCCTTTTCCGTGCAGCGGGATTAGCAGGAGATGATGTAATCACGGCTCTCATGTCTCCTACAACTAGAGGTATAAGAGAAGCTATGAAAAACGAAG gtattgaattttctttgcctttaataaaAGAAAGTGGCCATGAGAAGAGGAAAGCGTCTGGAACAAGCTTGGGACATGGGGA GGAGCAAGCAGTCAGCGATGAGGATGAAGAAGAAAGTTTTTCCTGGCTGGAAGAGATGGGTGtgcaagataaaattaaaaaaccagaTGTACTTTCTATCAAGCT GCGTAAAGAGATACATGAAGTacaaatggatcacagacccgAGTCTGTTGTGTTGGTGAAGGGAACGAATACCTTTACATTGCTAAATTTTTTGATCAACTGTAAGAGTTTAATCGCTACCTCAGGTCCCCAGGCAGGACTTCCACCAACCCTCTTATCACCTATAGCTTTCCGAGGCGCCACAATGCAAATGCttaag gcGCGAAGTGTAAACATGAAGACACAAGCTCCTTCTGGATACAGAGATCAATTTAGTTTGGAGATTACAGGTCCTATCATGCCTCATTCTCTACATTCAATGACTATGCTACTCAGATCTTCACAGAGTGGGTCATTTTCTGCAGGACTGTATACACATGAGCCAACTGCTGTATTTAATATCTGCCCACCGAAGGATAAAGTACTGGATAAG